The following are encoded together in the Streptomyces sp. NBC_00358 genome:
- a CDS encoding carbohydrate ABC transporter permease: protein MLCAPAVIVMLAVTAYPIVYAIYLSLQRYDLRFPQQAHFVGFSNYGAVLSSEFWWQALWVTVFITVVSVIVELVLGFALALVMHRTIFGRGMVRTAILIPYGIVTVVAAYSWQYAWTPETGYLADLLPSGSAPLTEQWPAIGLIILAEVWKTTPFMALLLLAGLALVPEETLRAAQVDGAGAWQRFFLVTVPLMKPAILVALLFRTLDAFRIFDNIYILTSGAHNTGSVSILGYDNLFTALNLGIGSAISVLIFLCVAVIAFAFIKLFGAAAPGSQEGGR, encoded by the coding sequence ATGCTGTGCGCGCCGGCCGTGATCGTCATGCTCGCCGTCACCGCGTACCCCATCGTCTACGCGATCTACCTCTCACTGCAGCGCTATGACCTGCGTTTCCCGCAGCAGGCGCACTTCGTCGGCTTCAGCAACTACGGCGCCGTCCTGTCCTCGGAGTTCTGGTGGCAGGCTCTGTGGGTGACGGTGTTCATCACCGTGGTCTCCGTGATCGTGGAACTCGTCCTCGGATTCGCCCTGGCGCTGGTGATGCACCGCACCATCTTCGGCCGCGGAATGGTTCGCACCGCCATCCTGATCCCGTACGGCATCGTCACCGTGGTCGCCGCCTACTCCTGGCAGTACGCCTGGACCCCGGAAACCGGCTACCTGGCGGATCTCCTGCCCTCCGGTTCCGCTCCCCTCACCGAACAGTGGCCGGCCATCGGTCTGATCATCCTGGCCGAGGTGTGGAAGACCACTCCGTTCATGGCTCTGCTGCTGCTCGCCGGCCTCGCCCTGGTGCCGGAGGAGACGCTGCGCGCGGCGCAGGTGGACGGCGCCGGAGCCTGGCAGCGCTTCTTCCTGGTGACGGTCCCCCTGATGAAGCCGGCCATCCTGGTCGCTCTGCTGTTCCGGACCCTGGACGCCTTCCGGATCTTCGACAACATCTACATCCTCACGTCCGGCGCGCACAACACCGGCTCGGTGTCGATCCTGGGCTACGACAACCTCTTCACCGCGCTCAACCTCGGCATCGGCTCAGCCATCTCCGTACTCATCTTCCTGTGCGTGGCAGTGATCGCCTTCGCCTTCATCAAACTGTTCGGGGCGGCCGCCCCCGGCTCCCAGGAAGGGGGACGCTGA
- a CDS encoding ABC transporter ATP-binding protein, protein MAEIVLEGITKRYPDGAVAVKDVNLSVGDGEFVILVGPSGCGKSTTLNMIAGLEDITEGTLLIDGQVVNDRTPKDRDIAMVFQSYALYPHMSVRDNMGFALRLAKVDKATIREKVEEAARILDLTEHLDRKPANLSGGQRQRVAMGRAIVRDPKAFLMDEPLSNLDAKLRVQMRTQISRLQQRLGSTTVYVTHDQTEAMTLGDRVVVMRGGVVQQIGTPQRLYEQPKNLFVAGFIGSPAMNFLHATTEENRLRTSVGDLDLSDRLRRILERHNAPRDLIVGLRPEAFEDAALVDPSRSGSGTTFSVDIDVVESLGSDVYAYFTEDEWQPTATSELAELAADSGSTDTGAGGHQIVTRLDASTRVREGSRAELWVDTAKMHVFDPASGANLTLSDEAAD, encoded by the coding sequence GTGGCAGAGATCGTTCTCGAAGGCATCACCAAGCGCTACCCCGATGGTGCGGTGGCGGTGAAGGACGTCAACCTCAGTGTCGGGGACGGCGAGTTCGTCATCCTCGTCGGGCCCTCCGGCTGCGGCAAGTCCACCACCCTCAACATGATCGCCGGGCTGGAGGACATCACCGAGGGCACCCTCCTGATCGACGGGCAGGTCGTCAACGACAGGACTCCGAAGGACCGCGACATCGCCATGGTCTTCCAGAGCTACGCCCTGTACCCGCACATGAGCGTGCGCGACAACATGGGTTTCGCGCTCCGGCTGGCCAAGGTGGACAAGGCGACCATCCGCGAGAAGGTCGAAGAGGCCGCCCGCATCCTCGACCTGACGGAGCATCTGGACCGCAAGCCCGCCAACCTCTCCGGCGGCCAGCGCCAACGGGTCGCGATGGGGCGGGCCATCGTGCGCGACCCGAAGGCGTTCTTGATGGACGAGCCGCTCTCCAACCTGGACGCGAAGCTCCGCGTCCAGATGCGCACCCAGATCTCCCGTCTCCAGCAACGCCTGGGCAGCACCACGGTCTACGTCACCCACGACCAGACCGAGGCCATGACACTGGGCGACCGGGTGGTGGTGATGCGCGGCGGAGTCGTGCAGCAGATCGGGACCCCCCAGCGCCTCTACGAGCAGCCGAAGAACCTCTTCGTCGCCGGGTTCATCGGTTCCCCCGCGATGAACTTCCTGCACGCCACCACGGAGGAAAACCGCCTGCGCACCTCGGTGGGCGACCTCGACCTCAGCGACCGGCTGCGCCGCATCCTCGAACGGCACAACGCCCCCCGGGACCTGATTGTGGGGCTGCGCCCGGAGGCCTTCGAGGACGCCGCCCTGGTGGATCCGAGCAGGAGCGGATCGGGTACGACCTTCAGCGTGGACATCGACGTGGTCGAATCGCTGGGATCCGATGTCTACGCCTACTTCACCGAGGACGAGTGGCAGCCCACCGCCACCTCCGAACTCGCCGAGCTCGCGGCCGACTCGGGGTCGACGGACACCGGCGCGGGCGGGCACCAGATCGTCACCCGCCTCGACGCCTCCACGCGGGTCCGCGAGGGCAGCCGAGCCGAACTCTGGGTGGACACCGCCAAGATGCACGTCTTCGACCCGGCCTCCGGGGCCAACCTGACCCTGTCCGACGAGGCCGCCGACTGA
- a CDS encoding carbohydrate ABC transporter permease, which produces MSATGRRRMAGWALVNIIVIVYALFPVCWIISLSFKDPSTLTDGSFIPTKWTWQNYHGIFQTSEFTRSLINSIGIALISTVIAVVLGTMAAYAVARLRFPGKSLLIGMSLLIAMFPPISLVSPLFNIERIIGIFDTWTGLIIPYMTFSLPLAIYTLSAFFREIPWDLEKAAKVDGATPAQAFRLVIAPLAAPGVFTTAILVFIFCWNDFLFAISLTSTSAARTVPAAIAFFTGSSQFAQPTGSIAAAAVVITIPIIVFVLLFQRRIVAGLTSGAVKG; this is translated from the coding sequence ATGTCCGCCACCGGACGACGACGGATGGCGGGGTGGGCCCTGGTCAACATCATCGTGATCGTCTATGCCCTGTTCCCGGTCTGCTGGATCATCTCTCTGTCCTTCAAGGACCCCAGCACCCTCACCGACGGCAGCTTCATCCCGACGAAGTGGACGTGGCAGAACTACCACGGGATCTTCCAGACCTCCGAGTTCACCCGGTCGCTGATCAATTCCATCGGCATCGCCCTGATCTCCACGGTGATCGCGGTGGTGCTGGGCACCATGGCGGCCTATGCCGTGGCCCGGCTCCGGTTCCCCGGCAAGAGCCTGCTGATCGGCATGTCGCTGCTGATCGCCATGTTCCCGCCCATCTCGCTGGTCTCGCCGCTGTTCAACATCGAGCGGATCATCGGCATCTTCGACACCTGGACCGGTCTGATCATCCCGTACATGACCTTCTCCCTGCCGCTCGCCATCTACACGCTGTCGGCGTTCTTCCGGGAGATCCCCTGGGATCTGGAGAAGGCGGCCAAGGTGGACGGGGCCACCCCGGCGCAGGCGTTCCGGCTGGTGATCGCTCCGCTCGCGGCGCCGGGCGTGTTCACCACGGCGATCCTGGTGTTCATCTTCTGCTGGAACGACTTCCTCTTCGCGATCTCACTGACCTCGACCTCGGCGGCCCGGACCGTGCCGGCGGCCATCGCCTTCTTCACCGGGAGCAGTCAGTTCGCCCAGCCCACCGGTTCGATCGCCGCCGCCGCCGTGGTGATCACCATCCCCATCATCGTCTTCGTGCTGCTGTTCCAGCGGCGCATCGTGGCCGGGCTCACCTCCGGAGCCGTCAAGGGCTGA